From the Limanda limanda chromosome 2, fLimLim1.1, whole genome shotgun sequence genome, one window contains:
- the LOC133024438 gene encoding uncharacterized protein LOC133024438 produces MEPAGDRTGDVNKGEEPAEDKAADQTSVSSTSVTPRMGLRERGAARPRSGGVHGASASPQSSGRVLRDRATRSVPAWLKDVKSDDEEEPSPETGTSKRRKVSNSRRKKNSEPACSAGGGVAGDSLQATDMEDPKKPAADAQALPSRRPPAQTRAKPQSARASRSAAKPVCKTEPGVENPAGEQPVDNELLWFSGHACKRFRLHRDSVSTR; encoded by the exons ATGGAACCGGCGGGCGACCGAACCGGGGATGTAAATAAAGGCGAGGAACCGGCGGAGGACAAGGCCGCAGACCAGACCTCGGTCTCCAGTACGAGCGTGACCCCGCGGATGGGGCTCCGGGAGCGGGGAGCGGCCCGCCCGAGGTCCGGGGGCGTCCACGGAGCCTCGGCGAGCCCACAGAGCTCGGGCCGGGTGCTGAGGGACCGGGCGACCAGGTCGGTACCCGCCTGGCTGAAGGACGTCAAGAGCGACGACGAGGAAGAACCGAGCCCGGAAACCGGGACGAGCAAGcggcggaaagtttccaactcCAGGCGGAAGAAAAACTCGGAGCCTGCGTGCTCGGCCGGAGGGGGAGTCGCAGGTGACAGCCTTCAAGCCACAGA CATGGAGGATCCCAAGAAACCTGCTGCAGATGCTCAag CTCTTCCCTCCAGACGCCCCCCGGCCCAGACTCGTGCCAAGCCCCAGTCTGCCAGAGCCAGCCGCAGCGCTGCCAAGCCTGTGTGTAAGACCGAACCTGGAGTGGAGAATCCAGCTGGTGAGCAACCTGTTGACAATGAGCTGCTTTGGTTCAGCGGGCATGCCTGTAAACGCTTCAGATTACACAGAGACTCTGTGTCAACACGCTGA